A DNA window from Tenuifilaceae bacterium CYCD contains the following coding sequences:
- a CDS encoding membrane protein produces the protein MLNWLLNNYIELIGTISGLIYLYLEIKQNLWLWPLGFITSAFYVYIFFVSKFYADMGLQVYYLVISVYGMYHWLYGGNKDKVDSLSVTRITRKLVIHLSLVTIVWFFAIEYILEQYTDSPVPIGDAFTTALSITATWMLARKIIEHWWLWVIINSVSLGLYLYKGLYPTSVLFVFYTTMSFVGYYQWRKEMNTNNDQLTTIN, from the coding sequence ATGCTAAACTGGCTGTTGAACAATTACATTGAGTTGATTGGTACTATTTCGGGGCTTATATACTTATACCTTGAGATCAAGCAAAACCTTTGGTTATGGCCTTTGGGTTTTATAACCTCTGCATTCTACGTTTACATTTTTTTTGTATCGAAGTTTTATGCCGATATGGGGCTTCAGGTTTATTACTTGGTTATTAGTGTTTATGGGATGTACCATTGGCTCTACGGTGGCAATAAGGATAAAGTCGATTCATTATCTGTTACTCGCATTACTAGAAAGTTAGTAATTCACTTAAGTTTAGTAACAATTGTTTGGTTTTTTGCCATTGAATATATTCTTGAGCAATACACAGATTCTCCAGTTCCTATTGGTGATGCTTTTACCACAGCGCTAAGTATTACTGCAACTTGGATGTTAGCCCGAAAAATAATTGAGCATTGGTGGCTATGGGTTATCATCAATTCTGTATCTTTAGGTTTGTACCTTTATAAGGGTCTGTACCCAACTTCTGTATTGTTTGTGTTTTATACCACAATGTCGTTTGTTGGATACTACCAATGGAGAAAGGAAATGAATACCAACAACGATCAACTAACAACGATCAACTAG
- a CDS encoding thiamine pyrophosphokinase, which produces MQAVILANGKFPEHPKPLSMLLHAPMLVCCDGAIGHIESLCITPNALVGDLDSVNDHLKNKYQSILHHDPDQNTNDLTKAVKWCVSQRVKTITILGATGLREDHTIGNIGLLVSYARMGLDVEIITDTGIIKPLLNSAKLNSYKGQQISIFSTNSDTIVYTKNLKYPIVNQVIPEWWMGTLNECLGDWFELVFAPGPIIVYQKF; this is translated from the coding sequence ATGCAAGCAGTTATCCTAGCCAACGGTAAGTTTCCCGAGCACCCAAAACCCTTGAGCATGCTACTTCACGCGCCTATGCTTGTTTGCTGCGACGGTGCGATTGGACATATAGAATCGCTTTGCATTACGCCCAATGCTCTTGTTGGCGATCTGGATTCTGTTAACGATCATCTTAAAAATAAGTATCAGAGTATTCTTCATCACGACCCCGACCAAAATACAAACGATTTAACTAAAGCCGTGAAATGGTGCGTTTCGCAACGTGTTAAAACTATAACCATTCTTGGGGCTACAGGGTTAAGAGAGGATCATACTATTGGGAATATTGGATTGTTAGTTAGCTACGCTAGGATGGGGCTTGATGTTGAAATTATAACTGATACAGGTATTATTAAGCCATTGCTTAATTCTGCAAAGTTGAATAGCTATAAGGGGCAGCAGATCTCCATTTTTTCTACTAATTCTGACACCATTGTCTATACCAAAAATCTTAAATACCCAATTGTAAATCAAGTTATTCCTGAATGGTGGATGGGAACACTCAACGAATGTTTGGGCGATTGGTTTGAGTTGGTTTTTGCCCCTGGTCCGATTATAGTATACCAAAAATTTTAA
- a CDS encoding NADPH-dependent oxidoreductase, which yields MMVMNTILNHRSIRKYKSDPIDETLLNDILYAGTRASTTGNMQVYSIIVTKSDEVKQQLAPCHFNQGMVMQAPVVLTFCADFNRFNKWCVQRNANPGYDNFLSFFTAAIDALLVAQNVCIAAEQYGLGICYLGTTTYTADKIIDVLKLPLGVVPVTTVVLGYPDETPELTDRLPLASILHQEIYQDYSEGDIDQIYQHKESLPLTKKLLEENQKETLAQIFTDKRYTLKDNVAFSKVLLRVLEQQGFMDNDRKE from the coding sequence ATGATGGTTATGAATACTATTTTAAATCATCGCTCTATCAGGAAGTATAAGAGCGATCCAATTGATGAGACCTTGCTTAACGATATACTCTATGCAGGGACACGCGCATCTACAACAGGAAATATGCAAGTGTACAGTATTATTGTGACTAAAAGTGATGAGGTAAAACAACAGCTTGCACCATGTCATTTCAATCAGGGAATGGTAATGCAAGCTCCTGTGGTGCTAACATTTTGTGCAGATTTCAATCGATTTAATAAGTGGTGTGTTCAGCGCAATGCCAATCCTGGATACGACAACTTCTTATCTTTCTTTACAGCGGCCATCGATGCCTTACTTGTTGCTCAGAACGTTTGTATTGCTGCAGAGCAATATGGCTTGGGAATATGCTATTTGGGTACAACTACATATACTGCCGATAAGATTATAGATGTACTTAAGTTACCCTTAGGAGTTGTTCCTGTGACCACTGTTGTTTTGGGATATCCCGATGAGACGCCAGAATTAACGGACCGTTTACCTTTGGCAAGCATTCTTCATCAGGAAATTTATCAGGATTACTCCGAAGGCGATATAGATCAGATATATCAGCATAAAGAATCACTACCTTTAACTAAAAAACTTTTGGAGGAAAATCAAAAGGAAACTCTTGCACAAATATTTACGGATAAGCGATACACATTAAAGGATAATGTTGCATTTTCTAAAGTATTGCTTAGAGTGCTTGAGCAACAAGGTTTTATGGACAACGACAGGAAAGAATAA
- the fabH1 gene encoding 3-oxoacyl-ACP synthase, producing the protein MKYTNSVITGTGSYIPSIKVSNKEFARHIFFNKDESAIETLVDEVITKFKDITGIEERRYASEDMCTSDIAALAAEQAIADAGIDRETIDQIIVAHNFGNVIKGTIQTDCVPSLASRVKHLLKIKSTKCIPYDILFGCPGWIQGVIQADSYIKSGMAKRCLVIGAETLSRVIDKHDRDCMIFADGAGATIIEAVESDEKFGILSTAMVSHTDEEANYLYLGKSYHPEADPKVRYIKMDGRKIYEYSLVNVPSAMKIAMDKSGIPADQLKKIIIHQANEKMDEAIVNRFIRQCKLNSTSAELMPMSINELGNSSVATIPTLYDLILKNKIDNHTISKGDIIMFASVGAGMNINAIVYKN; encoded by the coding sequence ATGAAATACACTAATTCCGTAATCACCGGAACAGGGAGTTATATACCTTCCATTAAGGTTTCGAATAAAGAATTTGCCCGCCATATTTTCTTCAACAAGGATGAGTCGGCTATAGAGACTTTAGTTGATGAGGTTATTACAAAGTTTAAGGATATAACGGGGATAGAGGAGCGTCGGTATGCCTCTGAGGATATGTGTACTTCTGATATTGCAGCATTGGCGGCAGAGCAGGCAATTGCCGATGCGGGAATCGATCGTGAGACAATCGATCAGATTATAGTCGCCCATAACTTTGGAAATGTGATAAAGGGAACAATTCAAACCGATTGTGTACCCAGTCTGGCGTCAAGGGTGAAGCATTTGCTGAAGATCAAGAGCACCAAGTGCATTCCTTACGATATTCTTTTTGGTTGCCCAGGATGGATTCAAGGGGTAATTCAGGCCGATTCTTACATCAAATCCGGAATGGCTAAGCGATGTTTGGTTATTGGCGCTGAAACGCTGTCGAGGGTGATTGATAAGCACGATAGGGATTGTATGATTTTTGCGGATGGAGCTGGGGCTACTATTATTGAAGCCGTAGAGTCCGACGAAAAATTTGGAATCCTATCAACCGCAATGGTGTCGCATACGGATGAAGAGGCCAACTATCTGTATTTGGGCAAGTCGTATCATCCAGAGGCCGATCCCAAAGTTCGATATATCAAAATGGATGGTCGAAAAATTTACGAGTATTCACTGGTGAATGTGCCTTCGGCAATGAAAATAGCCATGGATAAATCTGGTATTCCTGCCGATCAACTTAAAAAGATCATTATTCATCAGGCGAACGAGAAAATGGATGAGGCCATTGTGAATCGGTTTATTCGTCAGTGTAAGTTAAATTCAACATCAGCAGAGTTAATGCCTATGAGTATTAATGAATTGGGCAATAGTTCGGTGGCAACAATCCCAACGCTGTACGATTTGATCCTGAAAAATAAAATTGATAATCACACTATTAGCAAGGGTGATATAATTATGTTTGCCTCGGTTGGTGCCGGGATGAATATCAATGCGATTGTTTATAAAAATTAG
- a CDS encoding peptidase M16 — protein MKQFKILLLGLFLSIPFYGKTQDVEKSSQAVRQFTLDNGLTVILDENHAQPEVFGLVIVKAGAKNDPVDATGMAHYQEHMLFKGTTELGTTSWKKEKPHINKIFELYDSLGKTKDDAKRTEIQKLINEESLKASEYSIPNEMSNLLNEMGSTQINAGTGPDNTVYYNKFPSNQIERWLDLYAHRFTDPVFRSFQAELEVVYEEKNLYNDQFQTKLLEEFQKNLFKNHPYGQQTIIGTIDNLKNPSLTKMYEFFKTYYVPNNMALVLSGDFNSEDILPLIKEKFGKWEKHELPPQKVWEEKPFNGREFHQAKLTPIKVALLGFRAPSEKDDKNPVAEITAKLLNNSYSTGLLDKLSIDGKVLAAEAMQMPYMDHGAIIIFGVPKIVGQSLENAESLILGEIEKIKKGDFDETTLESVKQEMYRNYVLNMENIQNRAIFLSQAFAKEESLEDALNYPNKIKQITKTDVVEMANQIFGQNFIAFYSKMGFPKKEKIEKPNYKPLLSNTNAKSAYANYFATIPTQAPQLKTIDFNKDVTTIDVKGGNQILAVVNPLNDIFSLTINFKVGESTIPMLKYASQGISMSGVADFNVNQLKEEFAKIGTSYSVWADENNTMIDIKGIESNLPKTIELIGLLIKDPKLEQSKIKTIVNGEATNRKMERSEPDNVADALLEYGLYGQKSSYIDRKSMKELKKLQANEIVDAFKQASQYKTQINYSGKTSINEVAKLIEQNLPLSDNPKIDSAPLDKAKNQYTENTILLVNKPKARQSKVFLFINGEPFKPEESVAIDAFNDYFGGGFSGLILQEIREYRSLAYSAGGNFRLPKMNGNPVNFIGYVGTQSDKTLTAMETFDSLIRNMPEKSDRVVMIKNHLQLSAQTGRPSFRNLASSVERWKNLGYESDPATLKLPIYKSLEWETIDKFYKNKMQNKSVVYMIVGDKKQIDMKELAKYGKIIEVKEDMLFKK, from the coding sequence ATGAAACAATTTAAAATTTTATTGCTAGGGCTTTTCCTATCTATCCCATTCTATGGAAAAACCCAAGATGTAGAAAAAAGCAGCCAGGCAGTAAGGCAATTCACACTTGACAATGGGTTAACGGTTATTCTTGACGAAAACCATGCCCAACCCGAGGTTTTTGGACTAGTAATAGTAAAAGCAGGAGCCAAAAATGATCCCGTTGATGCAACAGGAATGGCGCACTACCAAGAACACATGCTATTCAAAGGAACAACTGAACTGGGTACTACAAGTTGGAAAAAAGAGAAGCCTCATATCAATAAAATATTTGAACTATATGATTCTCTTGGAAAAACAAAGGATGATGCAAAACGCACTGAAATTCAGAAGTTGATTAACGAAGAATCGCTAAAAGCATCAGAATATTCAATTCCTAACGAAATGAGCAACCTGCTAAATGAAATGGGGAGCACCCAAATAAACGCAGGAACAGGTCCAGACAACACTGTTTACTACAATAAGTTCCCATCGAACCAGATTGAACGTTGGCTCGATTTATACGCTCACAGATTTACAGATCCTGTATTTAGAAGCTTTCAAGCTGAATTAGAAGTTGTTTACGAAGAAAAAAATCTATATAACGATCAATTTCAAACAAAACTCCTCGAAGAATTCCAGAAGAATCTCTTTAAGAACCACCCTTATGGCCAACAAACCATAATTGGTACAATAGATAATCTAAAAAATCCCTCGTTGACCAAGATGTACGAGTTCTTTAAAACATACTATGTACCTAATAATATGGCGTTAGTACTATCTGGCGATTTCAATTCCGAAGATATACTACCATTAATTAAGGAAAAATTTGGGAAATGGGAAAAGCACGAGTTGCCCCCACAAAAAGTATGGGAAGAAAAACCTTTCAACGGACGTGAATTCCACCAAGCAAAACTCACCCCAATTAAGGTTGCATTGCTAGGATTTAGAGCACCATCGGAAAAAGATGACAAAAATCCTGTTGCAGAAATTACAGCCAAATTGCTAAACAACAGTTACTCAACAGGCTTGCTCGATAAATTAAGCATCGATGGGAAAGTTCTTGCTGCCGAAGCAATGCAAATGCCATACATGGATCACGGGGCTATAATAATATTTGGTGTACCCAAAATAGTTGGACAAAGCCTAGAGAATGCCGAATCGCTTATTCTTGGCGAAATTGAAAAGATCAAAAAAGGAGATTTTGATGAAACTACACTTGAATCGGTTAAGCAAGAAATGTATCGGAATTATGTCCTCAACATGGAAAACATTCAAAACCGAGCAATCTTTTTAAGCCAAGCATTTGCTAAAGAAGAATCGTTGGAGGATGCACTTAACTATCCAAACAAAATAAAACAAATCACCAAAACTGACGTGGTTGAAATGGCCAACCAAATATTCGGACAAAATTTTATTGCATTCTACTCTAAAATGGGATTTCCAAAGAAGGAAAAAATCGAAAAGCCCAACTACAAACCTTTACTATCGAACACAAATGCTAAAAGTGCTTACGCAAACTATTTCGCAACCATTCCAACTCAAGCACCTCAACTTAAGACTATCGATTTCAACAAGGACGTAACCACCATCGATGTTAAAGGAGGAAACCAAATTCTCGCAGTGGTGAATCCATTGAACGATATATTTTCACTAACTATCAATTTTAAGGTCGGAGAAAGCACTATCCCTATGCTCAAATACGCATCACAAGGCATATCGATGAGCGGGGTAGCCGATTTTAATGTAAATCAACTAAAAGAAGAGTTTGCTAAAATAGGAACATCATACAGCGTTTGGGCCGATGAAAATAATACCATGATTGACATCAAGGGGATTGAAAGTAACCTTCCCAAAACCATCGAACTTATTGGTTTGCTTATAAAAGATCCAAAATTGGAACAGTCCAAAATAAAAACAATTGTTAATGGAGAGGCCACCAATCGAAAAATGGAGCGCTCCGAGCCCGACAATGTTGCCGATGCACTTCTAGAGTACGGACTATACGGACAAAAATCGTCATACATCGATAGAAAATCGATGAAAGAACTCAAGAAATTACAGGCCAATGAAATTGTTGATGCATTTAAGCAAGCATCGCAGTATAAAACACAAATCAACTATAGCGGGAAAACAAGCATCAACGAGGTGGCAAAACTCATTGAGCAGAACTTACCATTATCCGATAATCCTAAAATTGATTCTGCTCCACTTGACAAAGCAAAAAATCAATACACTGAAAACACAATTCTACTGGTGAATAAGCCAAAGGCCCGTCAAAGCAAAGTATTCCTTTTCATCAATGGAGAACCATTTAAACCCGAAGAATCTGTTGCCATTGACGCATTTAACGATTATTTTGGTGGAGGATTCTCTGGCTTGATTCTACAGGAAATAAGGGAGTATCGTTCGTTAGCGTATTCGGCAGGAGGGAACTTCCGCCTACCAAAAATGAATGGAAATCCAGTGAATTTCATTGGATACGTTGGAACACAATCCGACAAAACCCTCACTGCAATGGAAACTTTTGATAGTTTAATCCGCAATATGCCCGAAAAATCTGACAGAGTAGTAATGATAAAGAATCATTTACAGCTATCCGCGCAAACGGGTCGACCAAGTTTTAGAAATCTTGCATCGTCCGTTGAACGGTGGAAAAATTTAGGTTACGAAAGCGATCCTGCAACCTTAAAACTCCCAATCTACAAGTCACTTGAATGGGAAACCATTGATAAATTTTACAAAAACAAGATGCAGAATAAATCTGTTGTATACATGATTGTTGGCGATAAAAAGCAAATCGACATGAAAGAACTCGCCAAATACGGAAAAATTATAGAAGTAAAAGAAGACATGCTATTCAAAAAATAG
- a CDS encoding amidase gives MRRINKIIGNTILLALTIGAMDSCSKVEKQNYRNTSYLEEITITQLQQGYKDGKYTIKQVVSDYLTRINELDKNGPCLNSIIAINPNAIKIAEELDKELAEGKIRGPLHGIPVILKDNINTKDSMPTTAGAIILKNSLVEKDSWVAAKLRDAGAVIIAKANLSEWANFRSSLSSSGWSGVGGQTRNPYELDRNPCGSSSGSGVAVSANLCTFAIGTETNGSIVCPSNNNGIVGLKPTVGLISRTGIIPISFTQDTPGPMARTVEDVAVCLGAMVGIDSTDSKTLEPNAKFYSDYSQFLKKDGLKGKRIGLLTNVSGFHHSVDTVMKCAVEDIKELGAEVIEISFPIEKEINNASFEVMLYEFKDGLNKYFATLGENAPIKSIEELIAFNLKDTVELRYFDQQLLELAQSKGDIESAEYKKALTLMMKRMRENGIDKVMNDNKLDALMAPTGAPAWKTDLVNGDNYLGSSSSYAAIAGYPNISVPMGNIDGLPVGISFFGRAWSEPLLIEIAYSYEQATKHRKKPKFIKN, from the coding sequence ATGAGAAGAATCAACAAAATTATTGGAAATACAATTCTCCTAGCATTAACCATTGGAGCCATGGACTCCTGTTCCAAAGTTGAAAAACAAAACTATAGAAACACCTCTTATCTTGAGGAAATTACAATTACCCAACTCCAGCAAGGATACAAAGATGGAAAATACACAATAAAACAAGTTGTTAGCGATTATCTAACAAGAATTAATGAACTTGACAAAAATGGTCCTTGTTTAAATTCAATAATAGCAATAAATCCCAATGCCATTAAAATTGCTGAGGAACTGGATAAAGAACTTGCCGAAGGGAAAATCCGAGGGCCTCTACACGGAATTCCTGTAATTTTAAAAGATAACATAAACACTAAGGACTCGATGCCAACAACAGCTGGCGCAATTATACTCAAAAATTCACTTGTAGAAAAAGACAGCTGGGTGGCAGCTAAACTAAGAGATGCTGGTGCCGTGATTATTGCTAAGGCAAACTTAAGTGAATGGGCAAATTTCAGATCGAGTTTATCTTCGAGTGGATGGAGCGGAGTTGGTGGTCAAACCCGAAACCCTTACGAATTGGATAGAAACCCCTGCGGCTCGAGCTCGGGATCGGGAGTTGCCGTTTCGGCAAATCTTTGCACGTTTGCTATTGGAACCGAAACAAACGGATCGATAGTATGTCCATCGAATAACAATGGGATTGTGGGTCTAAAACCAACAGTCGGCTTAATAAGTAGAACTGGCATAATTCCAATTTCATTCACACAGGACACCCCAGGCCCTATGGCTCGCACAGTCGAAGATGTTGCTGTTTGTTTAGGCGCAATGGTTGGAATAGACTCAACCGACTCTAAGACACTTGAACCCAATGCCAAATTCTATAGCGACTATAGCCAATTTCTAAAAAAAGATGGGCTAAAAGGTAAGCGAATTGGGCTACTAACTAACGTATCAGGATTTCATCATAGTGTCGACACCGTGATGAAATGCGCCGTAGAGGACATAAAGGAACTAGGGGCAGAAGTTATAGAGATTTCGTTCCCTATTGAAAAAGAAATAAACAATGCCTCGTTCGAAGTTATGCTATACGAATTTAAGGATGGATTAAACAAATACTTTGCAACATTAGGCGAAAATGCTCCCATCAAAAGTATTGAAGAACTCATTGCTTTCAACCTAAAAGACACCGTTGAACTAAGATACTTTGACCAGCAACTGCTTGAACTAGCACAATCGAAAGGCGACATTGAATCGGCAGAATACAAAAAAGCCCTTACCCTGATGATGAAGAGAATGCGTGAAAACGGAATCGACAAAGTTATGAATGATAACAAACTTGATGCTCTTATGGCACCAACAGGTGCACCTGCATGGAAAACGGACCTTGTTAATGGCGACAATTACCTAGGTAGCAGTTCATCGTACGCCGCAATTGCTGGTTATCCAAACATCTCAGTACCAATGGGAAATATTGATGGATTACCTGTAGGAATATCATTCTTTGGAAGGGCTTGGAGCGAACCGTTACTAATTGAAATTGCTTATTCCTACGAGCAAGCTACAAAGCATAGGAAAAAACCAAAGTTTATAAAAAATTGA
- a CDS encoding glycosyl transferase, which produces MDISVVVPLYNEEESLPELVEWIAQVMDHHKFTYEVIMVDDGSSDNSWDVLEQLRQKYATIRGVKFRRNYGKSAALQVGFAASKGDVVITMDADLQDSPDEIPELYRMIKENGFDIVSGWKKKRHDPLFSKRIPSKLYNGTVRCITGIKLHDMNCGLKAYRGKVVKSIEVYGEMHRYIPVLAKQAGFKKIGEKVVQHQERKYGVTKFGWERFINGFLDLLSVTFVSRFGKRPMHFFGTLGTLMFFSGGIISLWLVISKIWAQAHHFKYRPVTDQPLFYVALVIAIIGVQFFMAGFIGELVSRSSSDRNQYLIEKDTDA; this is translated from the coding sequence ATGGATATTTCTGTAGTTGTTCCGCTATATAACGAGGAAGAATCGTTGCCTGAATTGGTTGAGTGGATTGCACAAGTTATGGATCATCATAAATTTACCTACGAAGTAATTATGGTTGATGATGGAAGTAGCGATAATAGTTGGGATGTATTGGAGCAGCTTAGGCAGAAGTATGCTACTATAAGAGGTGTGAAATTTCGCCGTAACTACGGCAAATCGGCTGCTCTGCAGGTTGGCTTTGCCGCATCTAAGGGTGATGTAGTAATTACAATGGATGCCGATCTGCAGGACAGTCCCGATGAAATTCCTGAACTTTATCGAATGATTAAGGAAAATGGCTTCGATATCGTTTCGGGATGGAAGAAAAAAAGACACGATCCTTTATTCTCGAAAAGAATACCCAGCAAACTCTACAATGGTACAGTTCGTTGCATAACTGGGATAAAGTTGCACGATATGAATTGTGGGCTTAAAGCGTATAGGGGCAAAGTTGTGAAAAGTATCGAGGTATATGGCGAGATGCATCGGTATATTCCAGTTTTGGCTAAGCAGGCAGGTTTTAAAAAGATTGGAGAGAAGGTTGTTCAGCATCAGGAGCGCAAGTATGGAGTTACCAAGTTTGGATGGGAGCGATTTATCAATGGATTCCTAGATCTCTTGTCGGTAACATTTGTTTCGAGATTTGGAAAACGTCCTATGCATTTCTTTGGAACGCTGGGAACCTTAATGTTTTTCTCTGGAGGCATTATTTCTTTGTGGTTGGTGATAAGCAAGATATGGGCGCAGGCGCATCATTTTAAGTATAGACCCGTAACCGATCAACCTTTATTTTATGTAGCATTAGTCATTGCAATTATTGGTGTTCAGTTCTTCATGGCGGGTTTCATCGGAGAATTGGTGTCGCGTAGTTCATCGGATAGGAATCAGTATCTAATAGAAAAGGACACTGACGCATAG
- a CDS encoding branched chain amino acid aminotransferase, whose translation MSNFLKSAAMQNLDWKNLPFGYVKTDYNVRCTYKDGKWGNLEVSESEYINIHMAATALHYGQEAFEGMKAYRGKDGKIRLFRWDENAKRLQQSADGILMEKVPMDLFHEAVIKAIKLNERFVPPYGTGASLYIRPLLFGSGAEVGVRAAKEYMFVIFVTPVGPYFKEGFNPVKIAIVRDSDRAAPLGTGTFKVGGNYAASLRGVVKAHDAGYGSPMYLDTKEKLYIDEIGAANFFAIKNNTYITPKSTSILASITNMSLIQLAEDLGLKVERRPVAVDELDTFEEVGACGTAAVISPIGEINDLDCGKVYKFCKNGKPGPVSTKLYETLVGIQYGEIADKHNWVSVIE comes from the coding sequence ATGTCCAATTTCTTAAAATCTGCAGCTATGCAAAATCTTGATTGGAAAAATCTTCCGTTTGGTTACGTAAAAACCGATTATAATGTACGATGCACATACAAGGATGGCAAATGGGGCAATCTGGAAGTATCTGAATCAGAGTACATCAATATCCATATGGCAGCAACCGCGTTGCACTATGGACAAGAAGCATTTGAAGGTATGAAAGCTTACCGTGGAAAAGATGGGAAAATCCGTTTATTCCGCTGGGATGAAAATGCTAAACGTTTACAACAATCTGCCGATGGAATTTTAATGGAAAAAGTTCCCATGGATCTATTCCACGAAGCAGTAATCAAAGCTATAAAACTTAACGAAAGATTTGTTCCACCCTATGGAACTGGAGCATCACTTTACATTAGGCCTTTACTATTCGGATCGGGCGCTGAAGTTGGTGTTCGTGCTGCAAAAGAATATATGTTTGTGATATTTGTAACCCCAGTTGGCCCATACTTTAAAGAAGGTTTTAACCCTGTTAAAATTGCCATTGTCCGCGATAGCGACCGTGCCGCACCACTAGGAACAGGAACATTTAAAGTAGGTGGAAACTATGCGGCCAGCCTACGTGGAGTTGTTAAAGCACATGATGCAGGTTATGGCTCACCAATGTACTTAGATACAAAGGAAAAACTCTACATCGACGAAATTGGTGCCGCAAATTTCTTTGCAATCAAAAATAATACCTATATCACTCCAAAATCAACCTCAATACTAGCATCAATAACTAATATGAGTTTGATTCAACTAGCCGAAGACCTAGGGCTTAAAGTAGAACGTCGTCCGGTTGCGGTTGATGAACTAGATACTTTTGAGGAGGTTGGAGCATGCGGAACCGCTGCGGTAATTTCGCCTATCGGCGAAATCAACGATTTGGACTGCGGCAAAGTTTACAAATTCTGCAAAAATGGCAAACCAGGACCTGTATCAACTAAACTGTACGAGACCCTAGTTGGAATCCAGTATGGTGAAATTGCCGATAAGCATAACTGGGTAAGTGTGATTGAATAA